The Kocuria sp. TGY1127_2 genome includes a window with the following:
- a CDS encoding thioesterase domain-containing protein, producing the protein MPKFLPDDLPVWGLQARGVLDPEAQPRSLAEMARDYVQAIRKIQPHGPYHLVGWSLGGMVAHVMAAQLQAAGAEVGTVSLLDAYPSEAESGVGEPPLDDAVSAVLAMAGLDDSALAGCSWEGASEQTAIVELGRILADGSSPMAGLPERTLAALVRTYRNTARILREYSHEDFHGDVLFFRAARAGIGPDHDPREWNRFLDGRLDVHDIDCTHREMTQPGPLAQIGRTLAGHIEKRGSHSSDRDEPEPLPGERRTAVSEEATGCRPGAVGPNRERHRQ; encoded by the coding sequence TTGCCCAAATTCCTTCCGGATGATCTTCCAGTATGGGGGTTGCAAGCGCGTGGAGTTCTTGATCCCGAGGCCCAGCCTCGATCCCTCGCCGAAATGGCCCGGGACTACGTCCAAGCCATCCGGAAAATCCAACCTCACGGACCGTACCACCTGGTGGGGTGGTCGTTGGGCGGAATGGTCGCCCATGTCATGGCTGCGCAGCTGCAGGCGGCCGGTGCCGAGGTCGGGACGGTCAGCTTGCTCGATGCTTATCCTTCGGAGGCAGAGAGCGGAGTAGGAGAGCCTCCGCTCGACGATGCAGTGTCGGCAGTTCTTGCGATGGCTGGTCTCGATGACTCCGCATTGGCTGGATGCTCCTGGGAAGGCGCGAGCGAACAAACGGCAATCGTCGAACTGGGCAGAATTCTCGCCGACGGATCTTCTCCCATGGCAGGGCTCCCAGAAAGGACGCTCGCGGCTCTCGTCAGGACATACCGGAACACAGCCAGAATCTTGCGTGAGTACTCGCACGAAGACTTCCACGGTGATGTGTTGTTCTTCCGGGCGGCTCGAGCCGGGATCGGACCCGACCATGACCCTCGTGAGTGGAATCGGTTCCTTGACGGCCGTCTGGACGTTCATGACATCGATTGCACTCATCGGGAAATGACCCAGCCCGGTCCTTTGGCGCAGATCGGGCGGACTCTGGCAGGTCACATCGAGAAGCGTGGATCACATTCATCAGACCGGGATGAACCTGAGCCACTTCCGGGGGAGCGACGTACAGCTGTATCGGAAGAAGCCACGGGGTGCAGGCCCGGAGCGGTCGGACCGAACCGCGAAAGGCACCGGCAATGA
- a CDS encoding MFS transporter yields MGQSNQKCPVVAIIVYLLAMALNGFDGTVINPALPDLATELSVPAPALGAVEWSFLIASAVTLPMAGWAGATLGTRRTFVCCLAVFATGLLIAMLAPSLEVLVLGRAVQGAGSGILVPVGLAMMYRGATGEQRLRIARITLVPLTIAPMLGPVLGGMIVQHLGWRWIFGVMFPLAVLTTLAALMLLTPARLGSEPDQEPLSPSDNQLKSGSGKPKGKFDVYGLITGCLSCGALAIGGPLLVAGLDPGGPVQVGAVALAAALTLIGALGVFGAVRRTRRVCRPAFDLGLFRLQTYRTGSWIVSCASAGLAGFLVALPLVLGGRGVPPHEIGFMMFPETLGLLVGGQIMLHLKSRFGTRPVVLAGSVGGGFLALAALIFSPIAGGWGTAVLMLCFGVALSQTVLLTQGAAFWEIEAHRTDAATSLFMVQRSLFSGWGVVVVTTAMGWSSGTYPMVSGALAGCAVLLLVLLTIPATLRIPCAVWDRATGPQE; encoded by the coding sequence ATGGGTCAATCGAATCAAAAGTGCCCTGTCGTTGCGATTATCGTCTATCTGTTGGCGATGGCCCTCAACGGATTCGATGGCACCGTGATCAATCCGGCCTTGCCGGATCTTGCCACGGAGCTCAGCGTCCCTGCCCCCGCGCTGGGCGCAGTCGAATGGTCTTTCCTCATTGCCTCTGCAGTTACTCTGCCTATGGCAGGCTGGGCCGGAGCGACGCTGGGCACGCGCCGAACCTTCGTATGCTGCCTGGCCGTCTTCGCCACAGGATTGCTGATAGCGATGCTTGCACCAAGCCTCGAAGTCCTGGTCTTAGGCCGTGCAGTTCAGGGTGCTGGCTCCGGGATTCTCGTACCTGTTGGCCTGGCAATGATGTACCGAGGAGCCACGGGTGAACAGAGACTCCGCATTGCCAGGATCACTCTGGTTCCTCTGACAATTGCACCAATGCTCGGACCAGTACTTGGGGGAATGATTGTCCAGCACTTGGGGTGGCGCTGGATTTTCGGAGTTATGTTTCCTTTGGCGGTGCTTACCACGTTGGCTGCGTTGATGCTACTGACGCCGGCCAGACTCGGTTCCGAGCCTGACCAGGAACCTTTGTCGCCCTCGGACAATCAACTGAAATCTGGATCAGGGAAGCCGAAAGGCAAATTCGATGTTTACGGACTAATCACGGGCTGTCTCTCCTGCGGAGCGTTGGCTATCGGAGGCCCGCTGCTGGTTGCCGGTCTCGACCCGGGTGGACCTGTCCAAGTCGGGGCTGTTGCTCTGGCGGCTGCACTCACGCTTATCGGCGCACTCGGAGTGTTTGGTGCAGTTCGTCGTACCCGACGGGTCTGCCGACCGGCCTTTGACCTTGGTCTTTTTCGGTTGCAGACATATCGCACCGGATCTTGGATCGTCTCCTGCGCCTCGGCGGGTCTCGCAGGGTTCCTTGTCGCACTGCCTCTGGTACTTGGCGGGCGTGGAGTACCGCCGCACGAGATCGGCTTCATGATGTTTCCGGAGACATTGGGCTTGCTCGTGGGCGGTCAGATCATGCTCCATCTCAAATCGCGGTTCGGAACGCGACCCGTGGTGCTCGCAGGTTCTGTTGGCGGCGGATTCCTCGCATTAGCGGCGTTGATCTTTTCACCCATTGCTGGGGGTTGGGGCACGGCCGTGCTCATGCTTTGCTTCGGGGTGGCCCTGAGCCAAACCGTGCTACTGACCCAGGGTGCGGCATTCTGGGAGATAGAGGCGCATCGGACCGATGCCGCGACCTCCCTGTTCATGGTGCAGCGTTCATTGTTCAGCGGCTGGGGAGTAGTCGTCGTCACTACTGCCATGGGATGGAGCTCCGGAACTTATCCGATGGTATCCGGAGCTTTGGCTGGCTGCGCTGTACTTCTTCTTGTTCTGCTCACGATCCCTGCGACCTTGCGCATTCCGTGTGCTGTATGGGACCGAGCGACGGGTCCTCAGGAGTGA
- a CDS encoding ABC transporter substrate-binding protein, with translation MNHSARRRDRTPRNRLRPVIALVVAVITMVCLTGCGVFASGGHSENTSERVVKDIDDAEVRVPEKPSRVVALSEPTLDAALALGVTPVGTVSGRGQNSVPGYLAEKAKDIPLVGGIGDLDYEKISSLKPDLIIVDGTSVNNRPDVLEILRQIAPLVFCGYAGGPWELNFDTAARALNLETKGEEVKTAFRDKIEQGKARLAPIYGDKTFSIVRWQGSGPSLILKELPAGQVLEGLGLKRPQSQDREGRGHSDPVSLENLATIDADYLFFGTLGGASQANPHSDSTADRDGAVQALKTAEETSGFTDLSAYKNHHIITVDGSRWTSTGGPLLMNGIVDDILAELP, from the coding sequence ATGAATCACTCGGCGCGTCGGCGTGATCGCACTCCACGGAATCGTTTGAGGCCGGTCATCGCCCTGGTGGTCGCGGTGATTACCATGGTGTGCCTCACCGGATGCGGCGTCTTCGCCTCAGGCGGGCACTCCGAAAATACTTCCGAGCGCGTGGTCAAGGACATCGATGACGCCGAGGTGCGCGTGCCGGAGAAGCCGAGTCGCGTTGTCGCGCTGTCCGAGCCCACCCTGGACGCGGCCCTTGCGCTGGGCGTCACCCCGGTGGGCACCGTCTCCGGCCGTGGACAGAATTCCGTCCCGGGATATCTGGCGGAAAAGGCCAAGGACATTCCTCTGGTCGGCGGCATCGGGGACTTGGACTACGAGAAGATCTCCAGCCTCAAGCCCGACCTGATCATCGTTGACGGGACCAGCGTGAACAATAGACCGGACGTCTTGGAGATCCTGCGTCAGATAGCTCCGTTGGTCTTCTGCGGTTACGCCGGCGGTCCGTGGGAGCTGAACTTCGATACCGCTGCCCGCGCGCTGAACCTGGAAACAAAGGGTGAGGAAGTCAAGACTGCTTTCCGGGACAAGATCGAACAGGGCAAGGCTCGCCTCGCACCGATTTACGGGGACAAGACCTTCTCGATCGTTCGGTGGCAGGGCAGTGGTCCGTCTCTGATTCTCAAAGAACTTCCGGCGGGCCAGGTTTTGGAGGGGCTCGGCCTGAAGCGGCCGCAATCCCAGGACCGTGAGGGGAGGGGACATTCGGATCCAGTCTCCCTGGAGAACCTCGCGACCATCGACGCGGACTACCTGTTCTTCGGAACGCTAGGCGGCGCTAGCCAGGCGAATCCGCACTCGGACTCCACTGCCGACCGGGACGGTGCCGTCCAGGCGCTCAAGACGGCCGAGGAGACCTCGGGCTTCACCGACCTGTCCGCCTACAAGAACCACCACATCATCACCGTCGATGGATCCCGTTGGACCTCAACCGGCGGCCCGTTGCTGATGAACGGCATCGTCGACGACATTCTCGCCGAGCTCCCCTGA
- a CDS encoding plasmid partitioning protein has product MISSHFHRSLMVLWTVVGVLLLGITASSALPPGGAKSSTQGTSSSVSPGMLKAGDTIHFTLTGFPKNEQVYVKIDNGNACPADAAQGACVVHQQKSDGSGRVDGSFILPKDLKDGKHTLRFLATELLPGKGSKGFTNISPEFTTAGVNQNSSGGHRYNVTSEDILSGGTRQDAGSGDHAANHGGNGEGSSGNGQGPNLSQPGEQTGGAGENGRGDDAIEYVDADGHPISKEEYDRLMAGSSGAGDESGSEHHDGAENKNAESGKSDDAKDKSKRTATASPGATAKKTGGHAENASTETKKDSVEFPWVGTIAFVVMALIAATVWYVRRRRATTQKS; this is encoded by the coding sequence ATGATCAGCTCGCACTTCCATCGGTCACTCATGGTCCTGTGGACCGTGGTTGGCGTTCTCCTGCTGGGGATCACGGCATCCTCTGCGCTTCCGCCGGGCGGCGCGAAGAGTAGCACGCAGGGTACCTCGTCTTCCGTCTCGCCGGGCATGCTCAAAGCCGGTGACACCATCCACTTCACCCTGACCGGATTCCCAAAGAACGAGCAGGTCTACGTCAAGATCGACAACGGCAATGCATGTCCCGCCGACGCCGCTCAGGGCGCGTGCGTGGTTCACCAACAGAAATCAGATGGCAGCGGCCGCGTGGACGGCTCGTTCATCCTGCCGAAGGACCTGAAAGATGGCAAGCACACCCTCCGTTTCCTGGCCACGGAGCTCCTACCGGGCAAGGGAAGCAAGGGTTTCACCAACATCAGCCCGGAATTCACCACGGCCGGGGTCAACCAGAACTCCTCGGGGGGTCACCGCTATAACGTCACGTCGGAAGACATTCTCTCCGGAGGCACGCGGCAGGATGCAGGATCCGGCGATCATGCGGCGAATCACGGGGGCAATGGCGAAGGATCGTCCGGGAACGGGCAAGGACCGAACCTCAGCCAGCCCGGGGAGCAGACCGGGGGAGCCGGTGAGAACGGCCGGGGCGACGACGCGATCGAGTATGTCGATGCCGACGGCCACCCGATCTCCAAGGAAGAATACGACCGGCTGATGGCCGGGTCCTCGGGCGCAGGCGACGAGTCCGGCTCGGAGCATCACGACGGCGCAGAGAACAAGAACGCGGAGAGCGGAAAGAGCGACGACGCCAAGGACAAGTCGAAGCGCACGGCAACGGCGAGCCCGGGTGCCACAGCCAAGAAAACCGGGGGCCACGCCGAGAACGCTTCGACCGAAACCAAGAAAGATTCCGTTGAATTCCCCTGGGTTGGCACCATCGCTTTCGTTGTCATGGCCCTGATCGCCGCGACCGTCTGGTATGTCCGACGCCGTCGCGCCACGACTCAGAAATCCTAG
- a CDS encoding iron ABC transporter permease, whose product MTVSDGRRHSLGRVVWCGLFGVCAVASVLASLRFGSNGLTGSDVAEVFRGAGSATARTIVMEQRIPRTLLGLLCGAALGVAGSLMQSLTRNPLAEPGLMGVNSGASVAVVLSVVLFGPLNIHLYMLAALVGAAVAGAGVFVLGRGETGSIVRLALAGVALSAALAAVNQALVLSNRDAFDEFRLWVAGSLEGRDIAIVESVGPMIALGLILAVAVGPSINALALGEESGVALGVRLVRTQTITLVSVALLTGAATAAMGPVAFVGLAVPFVVRRAVGNDVRWVNAGSLLLGPAWLLAADVLARIVIAPQETQVGIIATLAGGPLFMAMMSGRRVRSL is encoded by the coding sequence ATGACGGTCTCGGATGGGCGGCGGCATTCGCTGGGTCGAGTCGTCTGGTGCGGACTCTTCGGGGTCTGTGCGGTGGCGTCCGTTCTTGCCTCGCTGCGCTTCGGATCCAACGGGCTGACCGGTTCCGACGTCGCCGAAGTCTTCCGCGGGGCAGGCTCGGCTACTGCCCGCACCATCGTGATGGAACAGCGGATACCCCGTACCCTGCTGGGTCTCCTCTGCGGGGCGGCCCTCGGAGTCGCGGGCTCCCTGATGCAGTCGCTGACGCGCAACCCCCTGGCGGAACCTGGGCTGATGGGTGTCAACTCGGGCGCCTCCGTCGCCGTCGTGCTGTCCGTGGTGCTGTTCGGGCCGCTGAACATCCACCTCTACATGCTCGCGGCGCTCGTGGGAGCGGCCGTAGCCGGCGCCGGGGTCTTTGTCCTAGGCCGTGGGGAAACGGGATCGATTGTTCGCCTTGCGCTCGCGGGTGTTGCTCTCTCCGCGGCTCTGGCCGCGGTCAACCAGGCGTTGGTCCTATCCAACCGGGACGCCTTCGACGAGTTTCGACTCTGGGTCGCTGGCTCCCTTGAGGGGCGGGACATCGCGATCGTGGAGTCGGTCGGCCCCATGATTGCGCTCGGGCTGATTCTGGCCGTTGCCGTGGGCCCTTCGATCAATGCCTTGGCCCTTGGGGAGGAATCCGGCGTCGCACTCGGCGTCCGACTCGTCAGGACGCAGACGATCACCTTGGTCTCCGTGGCCCTGCTGACGGGGGCGGCCACCGCGGCCATGGGCCCGGTGGCCTTTGTGGGACTGGCCGTCCCATTCGTGGTCCGCCGGGCGGTGGGCAATGACGTCCGATGGGTCAACGCCGGGTCCCTCCTTCTGGGGCCCGCATGGCTGCTGGCGGCGGACGTCCTGGCCCGTATCGTCATCGCACCGCAAGAGACGCAGGTAGGAATCATCGCGACCCTGGCCGGAGGCCCTTTGTTCATGGCGATGATGTCCGGTCGGCGGGTGAGGTCCCTGTGA
- a CDS encoding iron chelate uptake ABC transporter family permease subunit, with amino-acid sequence MSATTNRRGIGKGPFRKDLSGRSVLSVRRGISADIPVRQLVVHLILVLVVVTVSAWAMTQGERDLGPSGVYQALMGRGDRLDIYFVNQVRLPRVVAAIGVGAALGLSGAIFQVLSGNALGSPDVIGFTHGAATGALLQILVFDAGPLGVASGAILGGFGTALVVYLLTRRTGLRGYRLVLIGIGTGATLGAVNSLLVVRASLTQAQTAASWLAGSLNTMNWSKTLLIAAGLLILTPLLMKASRPMAMLRFGDQLAVGRGIRVNGWRVTGMFVGVLLVGLATSITGPLAFVALAAPHIGRSLTPSRGAGLITAALMGAVTVLCADVAGQYLLPVSLNAGVVTGALGGLYLVYLIIMERRRA; translated from the coding sequence GTGAGCGCGACAACGAACCGTCGGGGAATCGGCAAAGGACCGTTCCGAAAGGACCTCTCGGGCCGTTCCGTCCTCTCGGTGAGGCGGGGCATCAGCGCGGACATCCCGGTTCGCCAGCTGGTCGTGCACCTGATTCTCGTCCTGGTGGTGGTGACGGTCTCGGCCTGGGCCATGACACAGGGCGAACGGGACCTCGGCCCCTCGGGCGTGTACCAGGCACTCATGGGCAGGGGAGACCGGCTCGATATCTACTTCGTGAACCAGGTCCGGTTGCCCAGGGTGGTCGCCGCGATCGGGGTGGGCGCCGCGCTGGGTCTTTCTGGTGCGATCTTCCAGGTTCTTTCCGGCAACGCCCTGGGCAGCCCCGACGTCATCGGCTTCACCCATGGTGCGGCCACGGGAGCGTTGTTGCAGATCCTCGTGTTCGACGCCGGTCCACTCGGTGTCGCGTCCGGAGCGATCCTGGGCGGATTCGGCACGGCCCTCGTGGTGTACCTGTTGACCAGGCGCACCGGGCTGCGAGGATACCGACTCGTTCTGATCGGAATTGGCACCGGAGCCACGTTGGGCGCGGTCAACTCGCTCCTGGTGGTTCGGGCTTCGTTGACGCAGGCGCAGACCGCAGCCTCCTGGCTCGCGGGATCTCTGAACACCATGAATTGGAGCAAAACGCTCCTGATTGCGGCCGGGCTCCTGATTCTGACCCCGCTCCTGATGAAGGCTTCCAGGCCGATGGCGATGCTCCGGTTCGGGGACCAACTCGCCGTCGGGAGGGGGATACGGGTCAACGGGTGGCGAGTGACCGGGATGTTCGTGGGAGTGCTCCTGGTCGGTCTGGCCACCTCGATCACCGGCCCGCTGGCCTTCGTGGCACTGGCGGCCCCGCACATCGGCAGGAGCCTGACCCCCTCGCGCGGCGCAGGGCTGATCACCGCGGCACTCATGGGGGCGGTAACCGTCCTCTGCGCGGATGTGGCGGGCCAGTATCTCCTGCCCGTTTCGCTCAACGCGGGCGTGGTGACCGGCGCGTTGGGCGGCCTGTATCTGGTGTACCTGATCATCATGGAACGGAGGAGAGCATGA
- a CDS encoding ABC transporter ATP-binding protein, which yields MNETTARRSRLRAEGITVGYGQDAVLPGIDFEVPDGELTVILGPNACGKSTLLKTLSRVLTPSAGKIFLDDAAMDKSRTKDIARVLAMLPQTPEAPSGVSVADVVARGRYPHQSLLRAWTDEDERACVDAMTAANVLSLRERSLEALSGGQRQRVWIAMTLAQDTPLILLDEPTTYLDITHQVEVLNLTRRLHGTGRTIVMVLHDLNLAFRYATRLVLMRDGRIISQGRPREIVDAALIRDVFDLDALVVEDPVTGAPLVVPEESTLQR from the coding sequence ATGAACGAAACGACGGCTCGTCGGAGCAGATTGCGCGCCGAAGGGATCACCGTGGGCTACGGGCAGGACGCGGTGCTCCCTGGGATTGACTTCGAGGTTCCCGACGGCGAGCTAACGGTGATCCTGGGGCCGAACGCCTGTGGAAAGTCCACTCTGCTCAAGACGCTGTCACGGGTGCTGACTCCATCCGCGGGAAAGATCTTCCTGGACGACGCCGCCATGGACAAGAGCCGTACCAAGGACATTGCCCGGGTGTTGGCGATGCTGCCGCAAACCCCGGAGGCTCCCTCGGGGGTGAGCGTCGCCGACGTCGTCGCTCGTGGGCGTTACCCGCATCAGTCGCTGTTGCGTGCGTGGACCGATGAGGACGAACGCGCGTGTGTCGACGCGATGACAGCGGCGAATGTTCTGTCACTCAGAGAACGGTCCTTGGAAGCACTTTCCGGCGGGCAGCGCCAGCGGGTCTGGATCGCGATGACGTTGGCCCAGGACACACCCTTGATCTTGCTCGATGAGCCCACCACTTACCTGGACATCACTCACCAGGTCGAGGTGCTCAATCTGACTCGCCGACTCCATGGCACGGGCCGAACGATCGTCATGGTTCTCCACGACCTCAACCTCGCCTTTAGGTATGCCACCCGACTCGTCCTGATGCGGGACGGAAGGATCATCTCCCAGGGAAGGCCCCGTGAGATCGTCGATGCCGCCCTGATCCGCGACGTGTTCGACCTCGACGCCTTGGTCGTGGAAGACCCCGTGACCGGTGCGCCCCTGGTCGTCCCCGAGGAAAGCACATTGCAACGATAA
- the rplN gene encoding 50S ribosomal protein L14: MIQQESRLKVADNTGAKEILAIRILGGSGRRYAGIGDIIVATVKDAIPGGNVKKGDVVKAVIVRTKKETRRADGSYIKFDENSAVILKNTDGEPRGTRIFGPVGRELRDKRFMKIISLAPEVL, from the coding sequence GTGATTCAGCAAGAGTCACGGCTCAAGGTCGCCGATAACACGGGAGCCAAGGAAATCCTTGCTATCCGTATTCTCGGTGGATCTGGCCGTCGCTACGCAGGTATTGGCGACATCATCGTCGCCACCGTCAAGGACGCAATTCCTGGCGGAAACGTCAAGAAGGGTGACGTCGTCAAAGCCGTCATCGTTCGTACCAAGAAGGAGACCCGTCGTGCTGACGGCTCCTACATCAAGTTCGACGAGAACTCGGCAGTGATCCTCAAGAACACCGACGGCGAGCCCCGCGGTACCCGTATTTTCGGGCCGGTCGGGCGCGAGCTGCGCGACAAGCGGTTCATGAAGATTATCTCGCTTGCTCCGGAGGTGCTCTAA
- the rplX gene encoding 50S ribosomal protein L24 has protein sequence MAKIKSGDLVQVISGSEKGKQGKVLKVFPETNRVLIEGVKVVTKHTKANPNTGEGGGIQKVEASIHVSNVAIVDPETKKPSRVGYREETVERDGRNRTVRVRVSKSSGKDL, from the coding sequence ATGGCTAAGATCAAGAGCGGTGACCTGGTGCAGGTCATTTCTGGTTCCGAAAAGGGCAAGCAGGGCAAGGTCCTGAAGGTATTCCCGGAGACCAATCGCGTCCTCATCGAGGGCGTCAAGGTTGTCACCAAGCACACCAAGGCCAATCCCAACACCGGTGAAGGTGGCGGCATTCAGAAGGTCGAGGCCTCGATCCACGTGTCCAACGTCGCGATCGTCGATCCCGAGACCAAGAAGCCCAGCCGCGTTGGCTACCGCGAAGAGACCGTAGAGCGTGACGGACGTAACCGCACCGTTCGCGTGCGCGTGTCCAAGAGCTCGGGTAAGGACCTCTAA
- the rplE gene encoding 50S ribosomal protein L5, with product MTETKITPSLKTKFKDEVVPALQEQFNYGNPMQSPKLVKVVVNMGVGEAARDSKLIDSAVRDLTLITGQKPQVTRAKKSIAQFKLREGQPIGCHTTLRGDRMWEFLDRLISLALPRIRDFRGLSDRQFDGNGNYTFGLTEQSMFHEIDQDAIDRVRGMDITVVTTAKTDDEGRALLRQLGFPFKTN from the coding sequence ATGACCGAAACCAAGATCACCCCCAGCCTCAAGACCAAGTTCAAGGACGAGGTCGTTCCGGCGCTGCAGGAACAGTTCAACTACGGCAACCCCATGCAGTCGCCGAAGCTCGTCAAGGTCGTTGTCAACATGGGCGTCGGAGAAGCTGCACGCGACTCCAAGCTCATCGATTCGGCCGTGCGCGATCTGACCCTCATCACGGGTCAGAAGCCTCAGGTGACCCGCGCCAAGAAGTCGATCGCACAGTTCAAGCTGCGCGAAGGCCAGCCCATCGGCTGCCACACGACTCTTCGCGGAGACCGTATGTGGGAATTCCTCGATCGTCTGATTTCCCTGGCTCTTCCCCGAATCCGTGACTTCCGCGGACTCTCGGATCGCCAGTTCGACGGCAACGGTAACTACACCTTCGGTTTGACCGAGCAGTCCATGTTCCACGAGATCGATCAGGATGCGATCGACCGTGTGCGCGGCATGGACATCACCGTGGTTACCACAGCCAAGACCGACGACGAGGGACGCGCGCTGCTCCGCCAGCTCGGTTTCCCGTTCAAGACCAACTAA
- the rpsH gene encoding 30S ribosomal protein S8, translating into MTMTDPVADMLTRLRNANSAHHDSVSMPYSKLKARIADILKAEGYIKDWHEEEAEVGKTLALDLKFGPNRESSIVGVRRISKPGLRVYAKSTNLPQVLGGLGIAILSTSSGLLTDKQASKKGVGGEVLAYVW; encoded by the coding sequence ATGACCATGACAGATCCTGTCGCAGATATGCTTACGCGTCTGCGCAACGCTAATTCGGCACACCACGATTCCGTGTCCATGCCGTACTCAAAGCTCAAGGCCCGGATCGCTGACATCCTCAAGGCCGAGGGCTACATCAAGGACTGGCACGAGGAAGAGGCAGAGGTCGGCAAGACCCTCGCTCTCGACCTCAAATTCGGTCCCAACCGCGAGTCCTCCATCGTTGGAGTTCGTCGTATTTCCAAGCCGGGCCTGCGCGTTTACGCGAAGTCCACCAACCTGCCTCAGGTGCTTGGTGGCCTCGGCATCGCCATCCTGTCCACGTCTTCGGGGTTGCTTACCGACAAGCAGGCCTCCAAGAAGGGCGTGGGCGGCGAAGTCCTGGCATACGTCTGGTAG
- the rplF gene encoding 50S ribosomal protein L6, giving the protein MSRIGRLPISVPAGVEVKIDGSLVSVKGPKGELSQEIASPITVSLDGDTLTVNRPDDERESRSLHGLSRTLINNMVIGVSEGYSKKLEIVGTGYRVLAKGSDLEFALGYSHPVSVKAPEGITFTVEGNNKLTVSGIHKQQVGQVASNIRSLRAPDPYKGKGVRYEGEQIRRKVGKAGK; this is encoded by the coding sequence ATGTCACGTATTGGACGTCTCCCCATCTCGGTGCCGGCTGGTGTTGAGGTAAAGATCGACGGCTCCCTCGTGAGCGTCAAGGGTCCCAAGGGAGAACTCTCCCAGGAGATCGCTTCGCCGATCACCGTCTCCCTCGATGGAGATACCCTCACAGTCAACCGTCCCGACGACGAACGCGAGTCTCGTTCGCTGCACGGCCTGAGCCGCACGCTGATCAATAACATGGTCATCGGCGTCTCCGAGGGTTACAGCAAGAAGCTCGAGATCGTTGGCACCGGTTACCGTGTGCTGGCCAAGGGCTCCGACCTGGAATTCGCGCTGGGCTACAGCCACCCCGTTTCGGTAAAGGCTCCGGAAGGAATCACTTTCACCGTGGAGGGCAACAACAAGCTCACCGTTTCCGGTATTCACAAGCAGCAGGTCGGCCAGGTGGCCTCCAACATTCGAAGCCTCCGCGCGCCCGACCCCTACAAGGGCAAGGGTGTTCGCTACGAGGGCGAGCAGATCCGCCGCAAGGTCGGAAAGGCTGGTAAGTAA
- the rplR gene encoding 50S ribosomal protein L18, with the protein MANKTKFAARKRRHTRVRKHVSGTAARPRLSVFRSTKHMFVQVIDDTQGNTLASASTLEAELRSATDMDKTAKAKRVGELVAERAKAAGVESVVFDRGGNKYHGRVAAVAEGAREGGLAL; encoded by the coding sequence ATGGCTAATAAGACGAAGTTCGCTGCTCGCAAGCGTCGCCACACGCGCGTTCGCAAGCACGTCTCCGGTACCGCCGCGCGTCCCCGTCTCTCGGTATTCCGTTCGACCAAGCACATGTTCGTGCAGGTCATTGACGATACTCAGGGCAACACGTTGGCCTCGGCATCCACCCTGGAAGCCGAGTTGCGTTCCGCAACCGATATGGACAAGACCGCCAAAGCCAAGCGCGTTGGCGAGCTGGTCGCCGAGCGTGCCAAGGCCGCCGGCGTCGAGTCCGTCGTATTCGATCGTGGCGGCAATAAGTACCACGGCCGTGTGGCCGCTGTTGCTGAAGGCGCCCGGGAAGGTGGGCTGGCACTGTGA